Sequence from the uncultured Flavobacterium sp. genome:
TTTCTTTTGCTAATAACGCTTTTTTTATTAGGCTTTTTATTAGCTAATCTATTTGGAGATGAGAGGTCTTTTGCCATAAACAAAACTGTTGGTTCTGCTTATACCTTTTCGAATGAAGCCTTGCTAAATGCATTTTTAGCGATCTCTCAGATTCTTTTCATTTTTGGTTATTTGATATTATTCCTTCTTAAGCGAAAGACAAATTATTACATTTCCCTCGCTCATTTTGAGATAATTATAATAGCATTTTATTCCGTTACTTTCGAAAATTTTACCGTTTCGGTACTTTTTGGTGCACTTTCGATTATCCTGTTTTTGATAAATATTTTCAAATCTCAGAAATAAAAACTGCATGATTTTTTATTAAATCGCTTCAAACAATTTCCCTGGTAAAGGTCTAATAACACCTTTGAGTTCCATATTCAAAAGCATTCCTGATATTTTATAAATCGGAAAATCACATTGAAGTGCTATAAAATCCAATATTTCTTTTCCGTTTTTTAAGAGAAAATCATATACTTTTTGCTCATCAGGTTCTAATTCTACAAACAATTGCTTTTGCACCGGTTTTGACTTGTTTTCGACGTCCCAGTTTAAAATATAAACCAAATCGGCAGCTGATGTTAGTACGTTTGCTTTTTGTGTCTTAATTAAGTTATTACAGCCTTGACTGTATTTATCCGTTACTCTTCCGGGAACGGCAAAAACGTCACGGTTATAATCATTGGCTATATTTGCTGTAATTAACGAACCACCTTTGTCAGCAGATTCAATAACAATTGTAGCTTCAGTCATTCCGGCAACAATACGATTTCTACGCACGAAATTCTCTTTATCCGGATTTGAAGAACTCCAAAATTCAGTTATGAATCCACCATTTTCCTCCATTTTTGCAACGTATTTTTTATGCATTTTAGGATAAATTTGGTTTAAGCCATGTGCTAAAACTCCAATCGTCTGCAAGTTGTTTTCGACAGCCAACTGATGCGCTGTAATATCAACTCCGTAGGCAAATCCGCTAACAATCACAGGATCAATCGGAACCAGATCTTCAATAAGTTTTTTGCAGAATTCCATTCCGTAAGAAGTAATCTGACGAGTTCCGACTATACTAATTAATTTTCTATTTTTCAAATTAATGTTTCCCGTGGAAAATATCAAAACCGGCGAATCAATGCAATGTTTCAACCGATCCGGATAATTTTCGTCCTGAAAAAACGAAACATTTATCGCTTTTGATTTTATAAATTCAAGTTCCTGATTGGCTTTTTCGAAAACAATTTTGTCATTCAAATTATTTAATAAAACTCCTCCAACTCCATCAATAGCAGATAATTGATTTCTTTTAGCTTTAAAAACAGCTTCTGCATTTCCGCAATGAGACATCAGTTTTTTGGCCATAATATCTCCAACTCCATCCACTTTTAACAAGGCTAATAAATAAAACAATTCCTGATCTGACATCTGCTAAAATATTATGTAAAATAGAATGTGAAATTCTAATAAATTAATACTGCAAATATGGTTAAAATAAAGTAATTTCTTAATAAAAACAGTAATTTACATTATAGTCTATTTTTAAAAACTAATAACCTAAACCTTAAAATACTGAATATTAATTATCTATAAAAAATTCAGAATTGTTAATAAAAATTGTGAATAAAATTTTGATAACTATATTCATTACCTAACTTTGCTAATATGAAAATCGAAACTTACATAGGACAGTTATTGTATCGTTATCAGTGTGTAACGGTTCCCGGGTTCGGCGCTTTTTTAACCGAAATTCAGTCGGCTCAGCTTAATGAAAGCACAAATTCGTTTTTTCCACCCAAAAAAATGATCTCTTTTAACAGCCATCTAAAAAATAACGATGGACTGCTGGCAAATCATGTCGCAAATGCAGAAAAAACATCTTATGGTTTTGCTGTAAGTGCAATTGCTTTTGAGGTTGTAAGCTGGAAAAAAACATTAGAAGAAAACGGTACTATTTACCTGAAAGGAGTTGGCGAAATTCGCTATAATTCCGAAAAAAATATAATTTTCACACCAAATGATCAGACTAATTATCTAACGAGTTCTTTTGGATTAAGTCCATTTGTTTCGCCGTTGGTTAAGAAAGAAATGTTCGAGAAAAAAATCGAGAAACTTTCAGAAAGAGAAACGGTATCATTGTATGAAAATGAAGAAGAAGGCAGATCAACAAATCCGTTTTTAAAATATGCTGCAATTCTTGTATTAGGTCTTGGAGTTACTGGTAGTATTGGATATCCATTGTACCAAAATCAAATTGCTACCAAAACGTTAATCGTGGAAAGTGCAGTTCAGAAAAAAGTACAAAACAAGATACAAGAAGCTACATTTTTTATACAAAATCCACTTCCTGCAGTTACGCTTTCAGTAGACTCAACAAAAGTTGAAACTGTTGACGAAAAAGTAATGCCATATCACATTATGGCCGGAGCTTACAGAAGCGAGCAAAACGCAAGAAAAGCATATAACCAGTTGATAAAAGACGGTTATAAAGCGAGAATGCTTGGCGAAAACAAACACGGATTATTCCCTGTTTTATACGGAAGTTATGCTACAATGGCAGAAGCTGAAAAAGCACAAAAAGAAATTCAAAAAGGTGAAAATCCAGATGCCTGGATTCTGGTTGAATCACTATAAAAACTTAAAAATCCTGTTCTAACCAACAGGATTTTTTTTTGGCTTATTTTATCTTTAAAAAGACTTTATTCGGCGCTTCAAGTTTTCTTCAGCTACTATTTTTGTTCTTCATTAACAAGAACATAAATAAAATCATGAAGCATAAATTAAAAACATTTTTTGCATTCTTTCTTATCATTTCTGCACAACAATTCTATGCGCAGGATATTGTAACAACTCAAAAAGCTCAGGATGCTTTAGCCAAAAAGGCTGACCAAGAGAGCAAAAGATCATCTGACGAAATTCACAAAAAACTGAATGATGAACAAACCAGATTGAAGAAAGAGCAAAAAACAGTCGAAAATCATCAAAAAGATCTGAAAAAATCTGAAAAAAATCTAGACAAAACAAAACAGAAGATTTCGAAGTTAGAATCTGATAATCAAAAGATTTCCACTAAAATCAACACAAATTCACTTTCTGCGGAGGAATCTCAAAAGCAAGCTATCAAAGTGAAACAAAAAGAACTTGAAATTCAAAAACTTAAGCTGAAACAAATTGATCAGCAAAAAGATTTAAATAAAGTCAAAGCATCACTTTAAACTAAAAAATCCTATTCGCCACGGCAAATAGGATTTTTTTTATTTAGCAATTATTTTCGCATTCTGACTGAGAATCACCTTTTTGCCTTGATAAATTGTGAGTTTCGCCGGAGGCGAGTTTTTTTCGCCCAAAACGATGAATGCACATTCATATTTGTACTTATCTTTTATAAATTCATATTGGTGATTCCCTCCTATTCCTTCAACTACAAGTTCGCCTCTATAGATAATTAAATCAGGCTTTTCAGTCATTTTTTTATCAATGGACCAAGAAACATAACGATAATTATTGTTCCCCAAATTATCGATTCTGATTTTAAATTTAGCCGTTTCTAAAATGCAAATGGGTTTCCAAAAAAAGTTAATACTTGAATCAAGATCCTTCTTTTGCGAAGCTATTAACTTGTTTTTGAGATCTATTTCAAATTTTGACTGATAATTTACTGCCGTTAATCGTCCGTCAACATCCATCCAAATGCTTCCGTGGTTTAACATTATCCCGCGTAAACCCATATCAGACCAGTCTTTTTCAGGATTAGAAGTTGTTATTTCATTTTTTAAAGTCGAATCAAATAGTTCCTCATAACGCTTTACAAAATCTGCTTTATCGGTAATATCCGGTATTGGATATTCTCGTTCCAAAGGATATACAATCCTGTCTCCGATTGCTTCTTTATTATCACTTTTTACGTTGTCAATAAAGCTTTTAACCAACTTTTGATAATCTGCTTTTACATCCTGCGCATCAATCAAACTACTGCAAAAAATCAATAATGCTAAAAATAAATTTCTTGTTTTCATCTTAAAATATTTTTAATCGATTATTAATCTGTTTCTCACAACTTCCTATAAAAGTACTTAATTTATATTTGATTTTTACATTTTTAATTCCTCTTATACAGCTACATAAACTAAAATTTTAATTAAAATATTGCATTCGATTCAATAAAAAAACCTGTTCCACATGGAACAGGTTTTTTATTATTTGGTGATTATTTTTGCGTCTTGAGAAAGTATTTCTTTACCGTTCTTGGAAATCGTCAAACTCGCTGGAGGAGATTCAGATGTGCCCAAAACAATGATCGAACATTGATACAAATAAGAATCTTTTTTGAAATCAAAATGACTATTTCCACCGCTTCCGTCAAAGATCCATAATCCTTTAGTGATCACTAAATCAGGTTTATCACTCATCGATTTGTTAATAGACCATGAAGCATATCTGTAATTTTCTTTTCCTATATCATCAATTCTTATTCTGAATTTAGAGGTTTCCAAAATATAAACCGGAACTTGAAAATAGGCAATAGACGGATGTAACGTTAGTTTTTCTTCAGCAATCAGTTTGCCTTTAAGATCTATCTCTGCTTTCGACTTATAATTAATTGCAATTATCTTTCCGTCAGTGTCAATCCAGATATCACCGCTTCCAAACATAATACCTCTCCAACCAACTTCTGACCAATCTTTTGCAGGATTAGATTTGATGATTTCATTTTTTAAATTCGCATCAAAAATCTCATCATATCTGTTTAAAAAATCAGCTTTGTTCTTGACCGTCGGAATTGGATAATCTCGTCTTAGCGGAAAAGAAATAAACGCCGCAACTCCCTCTTTGTTATTGCTTTTAACACTAGCAATAAAACTCTTTACAAATTTTTGATACTCCGGTTTTAAATCCTGGCCAAAAGTCAATTGACAGCAAAAAATAAAAATAACGAAGTGTATCGCTCTAATTTTCATATATTATTTAATTTATTATTATTCTGATACTTATAAAATTTTGCCATTTAAAAATTGAAATGTGCCTTTAGGTACAAAATATCGGTAAAGAGCACAAATTGAAACAAGTTTAGCGTGCCGTAGGTACGCAACAAAATAGCTACCGATATTTAGTGCCAAACGGCACAAATTACAGACTTTCAACTCTTGATTAACATTAATTATAAAATTACTTAATTAACCCTTTCGATAAACAATTTAGTTTACTACAAACAAATTCATTGCTTTTTCTCTTCGCCAAATTAAATAAATTTTAAAACAAAAAAATCCTGATCGTTTCAAAATCAGGATTATATGTTTTACGTGGAACATTTTTAATTTCAATAAAAAGAATTAATTCTATTTTACATAATGTTAGATGGAAATCTAAAATTTAATCCAGATTTCTTCGGGTTCAAAATCAATTTATACTTGCTTTGAACATTTTAAGTTCATCCCAGGTAAATTCATCTCCATATTTTTCTTTCAACGGACTAAGGGATTCTTCCTGATAAAATTCAAAAGCTTCACGCAATGCCAAAATTTTATCGTAAGGTAAAACATCTGAGATATCGACTTTCTTAGCTTGAATTAGTTTAACCAAATGCGATTCTATTGTTTGAACATTCAGTTTTCTCATTCGCGCAATATCTTCAATGGAATTTTTTGCAAGCCACAAATCATGGGTTTCTTCAACGGTTGTTTTCTTTTCAGCCTTTGGTATGGTTTTATCCAATTTTCTTGCCGTATAACGCACAACAGGCTCTTCTGATTTAAAAATATCAGTGTTCGCCATATTGAATTCCTCGCGGATCTTGGCAATCTTATCTAATTTGTAGTTTTTAATAGCTGTAGACGACAATTTCTCTTTACAGATGGTTTCACCTGCAACAACAATTTCTATTAGTAATTTGGCCTTCATTAAGCGCAAAACTGCTTTCGTTTGCAAATCGTCCAGAAAAGCCAATTCTTCGTAAAACTCTTTAACCTTTTTGAATTTCTGAATTTCGGCCATTTTCTGCAAAAGATCCGTTACCAGTTTGTCCATCGGTTTAAAGAAATAATCATACGCTGCCACTACCCTTTCCTGTACGAAAAACAAATCGACAGTTTCTTTATTGAAAATTTTATTAAGCTGATGAACGAATTTCTGCGAAGGATCAATCAACGCGTCAATAGTTTCTAAACGTTTATGTGCCCAAACGGAATGTTTTGATTTTTCGGATGCAACTGCATTTTCGTTATAGCTAAAACGGTGATTGCGCCATTCCTGAGATAAATCGGCCCAATTAAAACTGTTAATCAAATAGTTGTGAATAAAATTCTTAGTTTCAAAATGCAATGAATGTTTCAAAACATCTTCCGTTGCTTTGTTTAAAGCATAATCCATCACATCCTGATCATTCGAAATACCATTCATTTGTAGCGGAGAAAGCAAAATAAGCCCATTTAAGGACGTTAAACGCGATAATGCTACATATGCTTGTCCGGGTAAAAAAACTTGCGATACATCGAGCGCAGCTTTCTCAAAAGTTAATCCCTGACTTTTATGAACGGTTATTGCCCAAGCCAGTTTTAACGGATAATGTGCAAATGTGCCCAAAACCTCTTCTTCGACTTCTTTTGTGAGATCGTTTACTTTGTATCGAATGTTTTTCCACTCGTATTTTTCGACTTCAATTGTTTTGTTTTCTTCCGGAAAATGAATAAAAATTTCTTCGGGCGAAAGCGATTTTACAACTCCCATTTTTCCGTTGAAATAGCGTTTTTCAAAAGATAAATCATTCTTAACAAACATAACTTGTGCGCCGATCTTCAGTTTTAAATTTTCCTCTACGGGAAATATTTTTTCCGGAAAATCTCCCACAATAAACGGTTGATAAGCAAATTCATTTCCAGCTAAATCGCCAATTGCCAATTCGTTAATCGAATCAGCTTTAGCATTATGCGTGGTAAGTGTAATATATCCCGGATTATTTTTTAAGTCAAAATCAGGCTTAACATATTCGTTCAAAACCTGAATATCCTGAGGCGTAATCTGATTGTTTCGAAGATTGTTCAATACTGAAATAAACGTATCATCTGACTGACGATAAATCTTCGAAAGTTCAATGTATAATGGCGGATTCTGCTGAATTACATGCGAATGAAAAAAGAATTTTCCTTTGTAATAATTGCGTAAAGTTCGCCATTCTTCGTCTCTGATTACAGGCGGAAGCTGCAATAAATCACCAATAAAAAGCACCTGAACGCCACCAAAAGCTTTCGTGTTTTTACGGACGGTCTGCATCATAAAATCTATCGCGTCCAGTAAATCAGCGCGCAACATACTGACTTCATCAATAATCAGCAACTCCATGTTTTTGATGACATTACGCTTAACATTATTCATTTTGAAATGTCGGCGAAGTGTCTCTTTATTCTCGAATTTTACAGTTTCTGTAAACTGCGAAGCTTCTTCATAAGACGGAATAAACGCCGAAAATGGCAATTGAAACATCGAATGAATCGTCACTCCACCGGCATTTAAAGCTGCAATTCCGGTTGGAGCAACAACTACAGTATTTTTGTGCGTTGTGGCAATTATTTCGCGCAAAAGCGTAGTTTTTCCTGTTCCTGCTTTACCAGTCAGGAAGATAGATTTTTGCGTTTGATTGATGAACTGTAAGGTATAAGCTGCTGCTTCTGAAACGTTTTGCATTGGGCGTGTATTGAAAACTAAAAGTATCGCATTTTTATAAAAGAAAAAACCTAAATCTGTAGAGATTTAGGTTTTTAATTTAGTTAGTTTGTTTGGTATTATTTTTTAGCTTCTTCACCCGCTTTAGCAGCTGGTTTTTCTTCAGCTTTAGGTTCTGCTTTATATTTCTCGTTCAAAGCTTTAATGATATCTTTTGTAATATCATATTTCTCTTCAGCGTATAAAATAGATGCTGCATCACCAGTTCCGTAGATATAAGAATAACCGTTTTTCTTACCGTAATCTTTAATGAATTTTTTAACTCCGCTTACTAGAGAATCCATTTCAACACCACTTTCTTGTTGCAATTGTTGAGACAAAGCTTGTTGAGCATAACCCAATTGTTGTTCTCTTTTTTGCAACTCAGCACCTTTTTGTTGAGCCCAAGCCTGACCGTTTGCCTGTGCTTGACTTTGAAAATTAGCAGCGTCTTGTTTAAAACGTGTAATCTCAGCCTGTAGTTGTCTTCCCTTTTCTTCAGCTTGTGCTTTGTATTTTGCTTCAAGGTCTTTTGCTTCAGTGTACTCTTTCATTAAAACCGAAGTATCTACGTAAGCTGTTTTTACTTCCTTAACTTCTGCAGTTTTATTACATGAAACGGCGAAAATTGAAAGTGCGATAATTACTAATGCTTTTTTCATTTTTTGAATTTCTATTTTTTTAATGTATTGAAGACAAAAATATAAAAAAATAAATAGCATCAACATAAAGTTTAAAAAATGCTAGAATTTTATCATATTGTTTTTATTTATCGAAAGAAAAATGTCAATAATTCAACGCTATTAAAAGTGGCTTTCATAGCATTTATTAGAAACACTTTCTCAAAAAAGACATAATTTCTCCTCACTTAGTCTAAAAAATCGCCAGAAACAGGCTTATTTTGCGTTTTAGTCGTTTTTTAAAGCATAAACTGAATGTTGAATACTTTTTTTTCCAATTTGATGTTTTTGAAATTTTTAAAATCGAAAAAAACTCAAAAATCATTTATTGTTCTGAAATTTTTTAAAACCGAAATTCGATTTTCAATATTTTTTAAAATTCTGCTTTTCTAAAAATATAAATTACAATTTTCGATAAATTCAAAATTCCTGACAATTTTCATCTTCATGATTTCAAAATTTCAAATCAGAAAATTTCAGTCGAAAAATTTCAAAAAACACCCGTTTTTTATGGTATTGTTTTTATTTATGGAAGCTTCTTAAAGCATAAAAAACCACTATCGAAAGTGGCTTTTATAGCTTTAATTAGAGACGTTTTCTCAAAAAAGAGGATATTTCCCCTCACTTGAACGGAAAAAGTGCCAGAAACGCGCTTATTTTGCGTTTTAGCTGTTTTTTAAGACATAAATGTGCGATGAATACTCTTTTGTACTGCTCGCTTTTAAATTTGATTTTAAACCAACAAAAAATGCACTCACATAATTCATTTTTCCAGTTTTGTATTTTTCCGATAATAAGCTCACGTAAAAAGAATCAAATTTCATCGGAAGCACTTTTTCCAATTTCATATCGACTTTTTCAAAAAGTGATTGGATCGCTTTTTTAGAGAAATGCCAAAAGTGAATTGGCACATCATAAGCTGCCCAAAATTCATTATAATATTTTGCGTCGTAAGATTTAAAATTTGGAACCGCAACAATTAATGTTCCAGTTGGTTTTAATAAACGCTTCAATTCCTGAATTTGAAATTCCAAATTTGGAACGTGTTCTAAAACGTGCCACATCGTAATTACGTCAAACGAATTATTTTCGAGTTCGCTAATTTCTTCCACAAAAGAAATTCCTTTTTGCTTCGCAATATTTTTTGCTCGTTCGCTTGGTTCTACTCCAACAGTTTTCCAACCATCATTTTTTGCTGTCAATAAAAAATCTCCGGTTCCGGCACCAATGTCCAAAATTTTTCCTTTTTGAGATTGTTCAGCATTTATTAAATTCAGTTTATTTTTTAAAGCAATATTTTTCACAAAGTGATATGCTTTTTCAAATAACGAACGTTTGTTGTCTGTGTGAGAAATATAATCTTCGCTTTCGTAATATCTTCCCAAATTTTGTAATTCAGGTTGCGGAGATGTAATCAACATATCTAAAGTTTCGTCATGATACAATTCGAAAATTTCTTTAGACACAGAATGGTCTTTTACAGTAAGAAAATGTTTTTTGTTTAAAACGTCCATTTTTTAATTATAGGTATTTTGGTTTAATTTCATAGCAAACCCTAAAAGTGAAAATTTCACTTTTAGGGTTTATTGTTTTTAATATTTTTTTTCTTCTATCGTTTCCAATTTATTTTTACAGCCGACATTTTTTCATTTTCAATTCTTGTCTCTGCAATAATTGTAAAACCGTTTTTAATATAAAATGGCATTGGCGATTTATAAAAATCACCATTTTGTTTTACTTCATTTTCATGATCGACAACCCAACCATTCAAACAATTATTTTTACTTTTTATTTCATTCATCAAAAGTGATCCGTTTCCTTTTCCTTGAATTTGATGATCTAAAATTATTGCAAACCAATTTTCATCTTCTCTCAAAAAAGTAAAAGTCCAACCAATTATTTTATCCGAATCATCAACCAACAAATAATGTTTTGTGTTGGGAAGTCCATTCAAATACAAATCAAAATCTTCAATAGTATTCAAATGTAATCGCTCTGGATATTCGTTATTCCAAAGTTGCATTAAGGAATCTTTTTGTTCCAACGTTAAAACATCTTTTTCAATAATCTTCATATTGGCGAAATTTCAGATAAACAGTTTCACGTGGAACAATTTAATCCTTCTTCAAATTATTTACATTTTTTATTCTAGAGGCGCACAGCTGTGCGTCTTTGTTCCAATAATTTTTATTTGTAAAATATATGCTGCACGTTAGATGCACTGCTGTGCATCTCTACAAAATTCAAAATATTAAATTCGTTTCACGTGGAACAAATAAAATTAAATTACATGATCTCACATTCGATTAAACAATCTAAAATCAAAAAAAATCATAAATAGTTTCACGTGGAACATTTTAAAATTTGTTTCAAGTTATAATAGTTTCAGGTTTCAAATCTCAACAACATGAAACTTGAAACCTGAAACAAAATCAACCTTACTATCTTCCCATATAAATCAACAATACGGAAATATCACTTGGTGACACTCCGCTTATTCTTGAAGCTTGAGAAATTGTTACAGGACGAATCTTGCTTAATTTTTGTTTCGCTTCAATTGACATTGATTTGATTTTGTTGTAATCGAAATTCTCTGGAATTTTCACTTCTTCTAAACGAGTAAGTTTATCAGCGTTGTTTCTTTCCTTTTCGATATAACCCGAATATTTAACCTGAATTTCTGCTTGTTCTAAAATCTCCTGATCCAAATCATTCTCTTCTACATATGCTGCAACTTTTTCAAATTTCATCATATCTTCCAAATCAATCTGCGGACGTGAGAAAACTTTAAACATTTTATCACCTTGCGTAATCGGAGCTGTTTCTTTCGCTTCCAAAATTGGATTTGTTTCCGCAACTGAAACACTCGTTTCTCTGAAGAAAGCAACCATCTTTTCAGATTCATTTAATTTCTTCTCCATTCGGCGTAAACGTTTTTCAGAAGCAAGACCAATTTCATGAGACATTGGCGTTAATCTAAAGTCGGCATTATCTTGACGCAACAATGTTCTATATTCTGCTCTTGATGTAAACATACGATATGGTTCTTCCGTTCCTTTCGTAATCAAGTCATCAATCAAAACTCCAATATAAGCTTCATCACGTTTTAAAATCAACGGCGCTTTTTCATGCACTTTTAAATGCGCATTTATTCCAGCCATCAAACCTTGCGAAGCTGCTTCTTCATATCCTGTTGTTCCGTTAATTTGTCCGGCAAAATATAAACCTTCAACTAACTTTGTTTCCAAAGTATGTTTCAATTGTGTTGGCGGGAAATAATCATATTCGATCGCATAACCTGGACGGAAGAATTTCACTTTCTCAAAACCTGCAACAGAACTCAAAGCTTTGAATTGAATATCCTCCGGAAGCGAAGTTGAAAATCCATTCACATAAACTTCACAAGTATTCCAACCTTCCGGTTCAACAAATAATTGGTGACGTTCTTTATCAGCAAAACGATTAATCTTATCTTCTATCGAAGGGCAATATCTTGGACCTAAACTTTTGATTCTTCCGTTGAACATTGGCGAACGATCAAAACCTTCTCTCAAAATATCATGAACATCCAACGACGTGTATGTCATGTGACAAGATCTTTGATGCGTTAACGGAACGGTTAAATCCGAATAAGAAAACTTATCCGGTTTTGCATCTCCTTTTTCTTCGTTCATTTTCGAATAATCCAAAGAACGTCCATCAACTCGTGGCGGTGTTCCTGTTTTCATTCTTCCTGATTCAAAACCGGCTTTCACCAAATCTTCTGTGATTCCTGTTGCGGCACTTTCACCTGCTCTTCCTCCTCCGAATTGTTTTTCTCCAATATGAATCAAACCATTCAAAAAAGTTCCGTTTGTCAACACTACAGATTTGGATCGAATCTCTACTCCTAACGAAGTTCTGATTCCTTTTATCTTTCCGTTCTCGATAATCAAACCTTTCACCATCTCTTGGTAGAAATCCAAATTTGGAGTTCCCTCCAACATCATTCTCCATTCTTCGGCAAAACGCATTCGATCACTTTGAACTCTTGGCGACCACATTGCAGGTCCTTTTGATTTGTTCAACATCTTAAATTGAATTGCCGTGCGATCGGAAACAATTCCTGAATATCCACCAAGCGCATCAATCTCACGCACAATTTGTCCTTTTGCAATTCCTCCCATCGCTGGGTTGCAAGACATCTGTGCAATGTTCTGCAGACTCATAGTAACCAATAAAGTTTTTGATCCTAAATTTGCGGCCGCTGCCGCGGCTTCAGATCCAGCATGACCTGCACCAACTACAATAACATCGTATTCTTCTAAAAACATTTTGTTTTATTATTCTCTGCAAACCGTTTAAGGCGATTCTCAGAATTACTTTTTAGTCCTTTTTTGTTCCACGTGGAACGGCGCTAACGCGCAAAATTCAAATATTCAAATTCAAGAACACAATCTAGAAAACCCAAATTACGTCTTAAACCATATAAATCTGTTCCACGTGGAACAGATTTAATAAACACATTTTTCAATCTTTCAATCAAATTTCCTAAACGAAGCTCCTGTTCCACGTGAAACATTCATGATTCTTTCAAAAGAAAACTCAACTTGATAATTCAAAACTCAACATAAAATCGAAACTCAGATGATTTCAAAATCACATATTCTATTCTCAAAATTCAAAAAACTGTTCCACGTGAAACATCATTTTTACAATTTCGAATATTCAAAATCTAAAATATCAATCTTTCAAATGCATCTTGTTCGACATCGAACGATTTAAAAAATAAATTTTCAAACAAGAAAAACAAAATCAAAACCAAAAAATTTCATGTTCCACGTGAAACACTTTATATTAAAAAATCAAAGTTAAATCTCTATCAGTTTTTCTAAAATTACACTTAGAAAGTTCCACGTGGAACACTCTAATTTTAAAATTTCAAATATGTTTCACGTGGAACGTTTGAAAATCTACCAATCTAAATAAACATGTTTCACGTGGAACATAAATTTTTTGTTATTCAAAAGTGGTTTAATTACTGTTCCACGTGAAACATTGTAATTTTTTCATCCTCTTTTGAACGCATAAGTTCAGCTTCAGAATCGCTCTTATCTTTGTATCCACAATAATGTAGTATACCGTGAGCAAGAACACGTTTCAATTCTTCGATAAAAGAAACATTAAAATCCTTAGCATTATCTTCTACTCTTTCAACAGAAACAAATATATCTCCGTTTAATTCGTTACCAACTGTATAATCAAAACTGATAATATCTGTTAGTGTATCGTGGTTTAGATATTCTACATTTATCTTATGAAGATATTCATCGTCACAAAAAATGTAATTTATCTCACCTTCGTTTTTGTTTTCAGACACGATTACAGCACT
This genomic interval carries:
- a CDS encoding class I SAM-dependent methyltransferase, which translates into the protein MDVLNKKHFLTVKDHSVSKEIFELYHDETLDMLITSPQPELQNLGRYYESEDYISHTDNKRSLFEKAYHFVKNIALKNKLNLINAEQSQKGKILDIGAGTGDFLLTAKNDGWKTVGVEPSERAKNIAKQKGISFVEEISELENNSFDVITMWHVLEHVPNLEFQIQELKRLLKPTGTLIVAVPNFKSYDAKYYNEFWAAYDVPIHFWHFSKKAIQSLFEKVDMKLEKVLPMKFDSFYVSLLSEKYKTGKMNYVSAFFVGLKSNLKASSTKEYSSHIYVLKNS
- a CDS encoding SPOR domain-containing protein, giving the protein MKIETYIGQLLYRYQCVTVPGFGAFLTEIQSAQLNESTNSFFPPKKMISFNSHLKNNDGLLANHVANAEKTSYGFAVSAIAFEVVSWKKTLEENGTIYLKGVGEIRYNSEKNIIFTPNDQTNYLTSSFGLSPFVSPLVKKEMFEKKIEKLSERETVSLYENEEEGRSTNPFLKYAAILVLGLGVTGSIGYPLYQNQIATKTLIVESAVQKKVQNKIQEATFFIQNPLPAVTLSVDSTKVETVDEKVMPYHIMAGAYRSEQNARKAYNQLIKDGYKARMLGENKHGLFPVLYGSYATMAEAEKAQKEIQKGENPDAWILVESL
- a CDS encoding helix-turn-helix domain-containing protein, giving the protein MQNVSEAAAYTLQFINQTQKSIFLTGKAGTGKTTLLREIIATTHKNTVVVAPTGIAALNAGGVTIHSMFQLPFSAFIPSYEEASQFTETVKFENKETLRRHFKMNNVKRNVIKNMELLIIDEVSMLRADLLDAIDFMMQTVRKNTKAFGGVQVLFIGDLLQLPPVIRDEEWRTLRNYYKGKFFFHSHVIQQNPPLYIELSKIYRQSDDTFISVLNNLRNNQITPQDIQVLNEYVKPDFDLKNNPGYITLTTHNAKADSINELAIGDLAGNEFAYQPFIVGDFPEKIFPVEENLKLKIGAQVMFVKNDLSFEKRYFNGKMGVVKSLSPEEIFIHFPEENKTIEVEKYEWKNIRYKVNDLTKEVEEEVLGTFAHYPLKLAWAITVHKSQGLTFEKAALDVSQVFLPGQAYVALSRLTSLNGLILLSPLQMNGISNDQDVMDYALNKATEDVLKHSLHFETKNFIHNYLINSFNWADLSQEWRNHRFSYNENAVASEKSKHSVWAHKRLETIDALIDPSQKFVHQLNKIFNKETVDLFFVQERVVAAYDYFFKPMDKLVTDLLQKMAEIQKFKKVKEFYEELAFLDDLQTKAVLRLMKAKLLIEIVVAGETICKEKLSSTAIKNYKLDKIAKIREEFNMANTDIFKSEEPVVRYTARKLDKTIPKAEKKTTVEETHDLWLAKNSIEDIARMRKLNVQTIESHLVKLIQAKKVDISDVLPYDKILALREAFEFYQEESLSPLKEKYGDEFTWDELKMFKASIN
- the dprA gene encoding DNA-processing protein DprA, whose product is MSDQELFYLLALLKVDGVGDIMAKKLMSHCGNAEAVFKAKRNQLSAIDGVGGVLLNNLNDKIVFEKANQELEFIKSKAINVSFFQDENYPDRLKHCIDSPVLIFSTGNINLKNRKLISIVGTRQITSYGMEFCKKLIEDLVPIDPVIVSGFAYGVDITAHQLAVENNLQTIGVLAHGLNQIYPKMHKKYVAKMEENGGFITEFWSSSNPDKENFVRRNRIVAGMTEATIVIESADKGGSLITANIANDYNRDVFAVPGRVTDKYSQGCNNLIKTQKANVLTSAADLVYILNWDVENKSKPVQKQLFVELEPDEQKVYDFLLKNGKEILDFIALQCDFPIYKISGMLLNMELKGVIRPLPGKLFEAI
- a CDS encoding OmpH family outer membrane protein, with product MKKALVIIALSIFAVSCNKTAEVKEVKTAYVDTSVLMKEYTEAKDLEAKYKAQAEEKGRQLQAEITRFKQDAANFQSQAQANGQAWAQQKGAELQKREQQLGYAQQALSQQLQQESGVEMDSLVSGVKKFIKDYGKKNGYSYIYGTGDAASILYAEEKYDITKDIIKALNEKYKAEPKAEEKPAAKAGEEAKK